The following are from one region of the Nostoc cf. commune SO-36 genome:
- a CDS encoding alpha/beta fold hydrolase, with protein MSITEHKINVDSLEWFYRESLPIGRSDLAPVLLLHGLVSQSYSWRHIIPALANQGTRAIAPDWIGYGFSAKPEKRDFAYTPDAFITALEGFIKALELEHFSLVVQGFLGSVGLQYALRHPEQIANLVILNTPISTAAKLPWKIKQMGLPLAGEVMTQDPLLVDRTLESGSRYRIEDKDLDIYRKPFLKSSSSGRSLLSSIRNLQLDSAMTEIQSGFKEWQQPILIQWGMIDPWLPVDIAETFANYAPNSELIKLNNVGHYPQEHYHEAILEDLLPFVRRKDAQ; from the coding sequence GTGTCAATAACAGAACATAAAATCAATGTAGATTCACTGGAATGGTTTTATCGGGAATCTTTACCAATCGGCAGAAGTGACTTAGCGCCTGTGTTGTTGCTACACGGCTTAGTTTCACAAAGTTACAGTTGGCGTCATATTATACCTGCTTTGGCGAATCAAGGTACAAGAGCGATCGCTCCAGATTGGATTGGTTACGGCTTTTCTGCAAAACCAGAAAAACGAGATTTTGCTTACACTCCCGATGCTTTTATTACAGCTTTAGAAGGATTTATTAAAGCGCTAGAACTTGAACATTTTTCTTTAGTTGTACAAGGCTTTTTAGGTTCTGTAGGGCTACAATATGCCTTGCGTCATCCAGAACAAATTGCCAATTTAGTTATTTTAAACACACCAATTTCAACTGCTGCCAAATTACCCTGGAAAATTAAACAAATGGGTTTACCTTTGGCAGGTGAAGTCATGACCCAAGACCCCCTATTAGTTGATCGAACGCTAGAAAGTGGAAGCCGTTATCGCATCGAGGATAAAGATTTAGATATTTATCGAAAACCATTTTTGAAAAGTTCTTCATCTGGTCGGAGTCTCTTGTCAAGTATTCGCAATTTACAACTTGATTCAGCCATGACAGAAATACAATCTGGCTTTAAAGAATGGCAACAACCAATTCTGATTCAATGGGGTATGATTGACCCTTGGCTACCTGTAGACATTGCCGAAACCTTTGCTAATTACGCACCAAATAGCGAATTAATAAAACTTAATAACGTCGGGCATTATCCTCAAGAACACTACCACGAGGCGATTTTAGAAGACCTTCTACCCTTTGTGCGTCGTAAAGATGCTCAATAA
- a CDS encoding NAD(P)/FAD-dependent oxidoreductase, protein MSHVVIIGCGVVGAAIAYQLSLVKGLKITVCDRQAPAQDSTGAALGVLMGAISQKIKGKAWQMRQTSIQRYETLIPELEALTGRKIPFNRQGILMLLSDSSPSLEGISAWEKLIEIRHSQGWHLEIWDTAKLENICPQINHEKITGAVYSPQDRQIDPTALTLALVEAAQQNGVTFKFGVTVLDAPTSTPEFSSQFCHQLETSEGKIAGDWFVIAAGLGSTPLTAKLNQMVDIRPVLGQALQMRLGHALGNPDFQPAITGNDVHIVPVGGGDYWVGATVEFPSNGNEIPPNQELLESVREQAIAFCPELATATILRTWSGLRPRPEGRPAPVIGKLPGFNNVLLATGHYRNGVLLAPATAYAICEMITFQGMGSGESGVGG, encoded by the coding sequence ATGAGTCATGTAGTTATTATTGGTTGTGGTGTAGTTGGGGCTGCGATCGCATACCAACTTAGTCTAGTAAAAGGGTTGAAAATTACAGTTTGCGATCGGCAAGCACCAGCACAAGATTCCACAGGCGCTGCACTTGGCGTTTTGATGGGCGCAATCAGCCAAAAAATCAAAGGCAAGGCTTGGCAGATGCGACAAACTAGCATCCAACGCTATGAAACCTTGATTCCTGAATTAGAAGCTTTAACAGGTCGCAAAATTCCTTTTAATCGTCAGGGAATTCTCATGCTTTTGTCTGATTCCTCCCCTTCTCTAGAGGGGATTTCAGCATGGGAAAAACTCATAGAAATTCGCCACTCTCAAGGCTGGCATTTAGAAATATGGGATACGGCTAAACTTGAGAATATCTGTCCTCAAATTAATCACGAAAAAATTACTGGCGCTGTCTATTCTCCGCAAGACCGCCAAATCGATCCAACAGCCCTGACGTTAGCTTTAGTTGAGGCTGCCCAGCAAAATGGGGTAACTTTCAAATTTGGCGTGACTGTTTTGGATGCCCCAACCTCAACACCTGAATTTTCTTCCCAATTTTGCCATCAACTTGAGACTTCAGAAGGAAAAATAGCGGGTGATTGGTTTGTAATTGCGGCAGGGCTAGGTTCAACACCACTGACGGCAAAATTAAATCAGATGGTTGATATCCGCCCTGTGCTTGGGCAAGCGTTGCAAATGCGTCTGGGGCATGCGTTAGGTAATCCTGACTTCCAGCCAGCGATAACGGGTAACGATGTCCATATTGTTCCTGTGGGTGGTGGAGATTATTGGGTAGGTGCAACAGTGGAATTTCCGAGTAATGGCAATGAGATTCCGCCAAATCAAGAACTGCTGGAATCTGTTAGAGAACAAGCGATCGCATTTTGCCCAGAATTAGCCACAGCAACTATTCTCCGCACTTGGTCGGGGTTACGTCCCCGCCCAGAAGGACGGCCAGCACCAGTTATTGGCAAGTTACCAGGGTTTAATAATGTCCTCCTAGCTACCGGACACTATCGCAACGGCGTTTTACTAGCACCCGCCACAGCTTATGCGATTTGTGAGATGATTACTTTTCAGGGAATGGGGAGTGGGGAGTCGGGAGTAGGGGGATGA
- the psbQ gene encoding photosystem II protein PsbQ, which translates to MVRQRSIFSFFLVLLATFLISCGGPGVAIAPPTYTAVQLEKIQAYLPEIQAVRDRSEELTTLIKKGDWINVRNFIHGPITEAKLNLTYITPNLLPKDQPTARQITRDFFKDLVKLDKATSASNPLVALNQSQAAFAEIDKFLQLLPKTSSEAEAS; encoded by the coding sequence ATGGTGCGTCAACGCTCGATTTTTTCATTTTTCCTAGTACTATTGGCCACATTCCTCATTAGTTGTGGTGGCCCTGGTGTTGCGATCGCACCCCCGACTTACACAGCAGTACAACTTGAAAAAATTCAGGCATACCTTCCTGAAATTCAAGCTGTACGCGATCGCTCAGAGGAATTGACTACTCTGATTAAAAAAGGTGATTGGATCAATGTGCGTAACTTTATACATGGGCCGATAACAGAAGCAAAGCTGAATCTGACTTATATCACTCCCAACCTTCTACCCAAAGACCAACCCACAGCACGTCAAATAACGCGAGATTTTTTTAAAGACCTAGTTAAACTCGATAAAGCTACTAGTGCTAGCAATCCTCTAGTTGCCTTGAATCAATCCCAAGCTGCTTTCGCAGAGATTGACAAATTCCTCCAACTGCTTCCTAAAACCAGTAGCGAAGCAGAGGCAAGTTAA
- a CDS encoding PhzF family phenazine biosynthesis protein, protein MGQTITQVDAFTNTPFAGNSAAVCVLPAPQDEGWMQNVAQEMNLSETAFLVKQDDGFNLRWFTPMVEVPLCGHATLASAHVLWSEGYLSANEMARFYTKSGVLIAKLQGEWIELDFPVNHSQAAIAPPELSQVLGVPYKSVLQNSLGYLVELESEELVRQVQPNFQLLKTLSISGLIVTSTANSDSEYDFVSRFFAPGLGINEDPVTGAAHCCLAPFWRDRLHKDEFLAYQASSRGGVVKVDYDGGDRVFLSGQAVTVMRGELITP, encoded by the coding sequence CTGGGACAAACCATTACTCAGGTTGATGCTTTTACCAATACACCTTTTGCAGGTAATTCTGCTGCTGTTTGTGTTTTGCCTGCTCCCCAAGACGAGGGCTGGATGCAGAATGTAGCTCAAGAGATGAATTTATCTGAGACGGCTTTTCTTGTTAAACAGGATGATGGCTTCAATCTGCGTTGGTTTACGCCGATGGTAGAAGTGCCGCTTTGTGGTCATGCAACTTTAGCTAGCGCTCATGTACTGTGGTCAGAGGGATATCTGTCAGCGAATGAAATGGCGCGTTTTTATACCAAAAGTGGTGTGCTGATTGCTAAATTGCAAGGTGAGTGGATTGAATTAGATTTTCCTGTGAATCACTCCCAAGCCGCGATCGCTCCTCCAGAACTTAGCCAAGTTTTGGGTGTACCATACAAATCTGTATTGCAGAATTCGTTAGGCTATTTAGTGGAATTAGAATCTGAAGAATTAGTGCGGCAAGTACAGCCTAATTTCCAACTCCTAAAAACGTTGTCTATTAGTGGTTTAATCGTCACCAGCACCGCCAATTCTGATTCCGAATATGATTTCGTCTCACGTTTTTTTGCACCAGGATTAGGTATTAATGAAGACCCAGTGACTGGGGCGGCTCATTGTTGCCTTGCTCCGTTCTGGCGCGATCGCTTGCACAAAGATGAGTTTTTGGCTTATCAAGCATCAAGTCGCGGTGGGGTGGTGAAGGTAGATTATGATGGGGGCGATCGCGTCTTTCTTTCTGGACAAGCAGTAACTGTGATGCGAGGTGAGTTAATTACTCCATAA
- a CDS encoding DUF29 domain-containing protein, producing the protein MTPIPKSAAQLYETDFVAWTEKTVQLIRAGQFGQVDWDAVIEEIESLGRSDRRELKSRLEVLLHHLLKWQYQSGLRSGSWQNTIDEQRNKILDLLQESPSLNSYPEEVLAQSYHRGLKAASNETQLPIDTFPVECPYSIAQVLDVEFLPDAVDF; encoded by the coding sequence ATGACCCCAATTCCCAAAAGCGCAGCCCAGTTATATGAAACAGATTTTGTTGCATGGACAGAAAAAACTGTGCAACTCATTCGTGCTGGACAATTTGGACAAGTAGACTGGGATGCTGTAATTGAGGAGATTGAAAGCTTGGGACGCTCAGATCGGCGGGAGTTGAAAAGCCGTTTGGAAGTATTATTACACCATTTACTCAAGTGGCAATATCAGTCTGGTTTGCGGAGTGGCTCTTGGCAAAATACCATTGATGAGCAACGCAACAAAATTCTAGATTTGCTGCAAGAGAGTCCCAGCCTCAATTCCTATCCAGAAGAAGTTTTAGCCCAGTCCTATCATCGGGGATTAAAAGCTGCTAGTAATGAAACTCAACTACCAATAGATACGTTTCCTGTGGAGTGTCCTTATTCCATTGCTCAAGTTCTTGATGTTGAGTTTTTGCCGGATGCGGTTGATTTTTAA